The proteins below come from a single Aegilops tauschii subsp. strangulata cultivar AL8/78 chromosome 6, Aet v6.0, whole genome shotgun sequence genomic window:
- the LOC109736793 gene encoding DEAD-box ATP-dependent RNA helicase 38 yields the protein MGFRRPSKIQAVTLPMILTPPYKNLVAQAHNGSGKTTCFVLGMLSRVDPSCMSPQAICICPTRELAQQVLMQADLFLTKLTSMCERSTEKGFMWVTMKRCERPPTLTAGS from the exons ATGGGGTTCAGACGCCCCAGCAAGATCCAGGCCGTCACGCTTCCCATGATCCTCACGCCGCCCTACAAGAACCTCGTAGCCCAGGCGCACAACGGCTCCGGCAAGACCACCTGCTTCGTCCTCGGCATGCTCAGCCGCGTCGACCCCAGCTGCATGAGTCCCCAGGCCATCTGCATCTGCCCTACTAGGGAGCTTGCGCAGCAG GTGTTGATGCAGGCAGATCTGTTCCTGACCAAGCTGACCAGCATGTGCGAGAGGAGCACGGAGAAGGGCTTTATGTGGGTCACCATGAAGCGATGTGAGAGACCCCCAACCCTTACAGCTGGCTCGTGA